The Primulina tabacum isolate GXHZ01 chromosome 1, ASM2559414v2, whole genome shotgun sequence genome contains the following window.
TGACAGAGGCCAGGACCCAGCCTCGGATTCCAAGTTCACGAACTGTATCCTCAACAGCCTCTTCTCATTAAAATTGCACAATATAAATCCATTCCAGTGTCTCGAAACAGATGCACTGGATTATACCTTTTTCCTTGAATCCCAAGGTTTCGATTTTCAGATTCTTGAATTGATTTCAGCTCGAATGTGATTGACTGTTGGAAATTCTTGTTTTTCAACAATCGGGGAGTCAGATATCAGCACCGTCGCCGTGAAATTCTTTGAAGAaagaacccaaaaaaaaaaatgcagcACGCAAAATCAGAATCCGACGTCACGAGTCTAGCTCCGTCTTCCCCCTCAAGATCACCGAAACGCCATGTCTACTACGTGCAGAGCCCTTCCAGGGATTCACACGACGGAGACAAATCATCCATGCAGCCCAGCCCGATGGAATCACCGTCGCACCAGTCATTCGGCCGCCACTCTCGAAATTCCTCCGCCAGCAGATTCTCCGGCATACTGCCGTCTTCTGGGCGGAAGGGGAGGAAAAGGAACGACAAAGGGTGGCCGGAATGCGATGTGATAGTGGAAGAAGGGAAGTACGATGAATTCGACGATGATAAGAAGTTCACGCGGCGGTGCCAGGCGGTGATGGCGGTGGCTGGCTTCATTCTGCTCTTTACTGTCTTCTGCCTCATTATTTGGGGAGCCGGAAGGCCTTTCAAAGCTGAAGTTACCGTCAAGGTACACACACATTCACTTTCTTTTCCCCCTTTTTTCCCCCTTTTTTAATATTTACgtaaattcaaatttaatttaattattacttttaaaaatatatatatttatacgtTTTAagtaaatgttattttaagtagtaGAGTGAGACGTTTCACACGTGAGACGAATAACcatattcatatttataataataattaatatttatttattattttttatataaaaataatatttttttatgaattacttgaataaaaaatttgtcTTACAAAATTGAATTGACTGGAGAGACGTCTAACAAAAGTGTTCGTGTTTGAGTAGTTATTATCCTCTTCTCAGATATCTAAGAGAGAAACATATTTTCCCCAATCGAAAGCTTCTTTACATCTCAAAAAAtagatataaaattattttaatcattAATTTCACATCTTAATTCAACAATTGAATGGCCTTTGCAGAGTCTGTCCGTAAGCAACTTCTACATCGGCTCCGGTTCGGACTCCTCCGGCGTTCCGACGAACATGCTGAATTTTAATGGATCCCTGAAGCTTAGCATATACAATCCAGCTACATTCTATGGGATTCATGTTAGTTCCATGCCAGTCAATCTCGTCTACTCAGATTTCGTCGTTGCGAGTGGCGAGGTAATTATATATGATGCTGCTATTTTAAGATTTCATGTTAGCAAATCTTGACGTTACAAATTAgataaatttgtaaaataacattgattaattttttatttaagaaaatgacCACTTCAAATGTATTTAATAGTtgatcaaaatttaaaaacaaaatacaaCTTCGTAAATGAGagcacaaaaaaattatatcttttgttttgatttattttgttttggatACCCTTATGTTGTTTCAATATATAgggaaaaaaaatatagttagttgtttaataaataattaaataagcattttaaatatttagatatttaaaataaaaacaggtattttgtgagacggtctcacgaatctttatctatgagacgggtcaatcttacACATATTCACAaccaaaaaataatactcttagcataaaaagtaatattttttcatggataactcaaataagagatctgtctcacaaaatacaaaccatgagaccgtctcacacaagtttttacgtTAAAATAATTAGTACTCGTgtatatttgcattagataatagtttaattaatatttatagcatgtaaattaattaataatttcattaaattttattGCAGCTCAAAAAATATTTCCAGCCAAGAAAAAGCCGTCGGACTGTGTTAGTGCACATAGAAGGAACAAAGGTTCCCCTTTACGGCGCCGGATCAACCCTCCAGGTTGGTTCAAACAATGCTGTTCAAGTACCTTTGATGCTGAATTTCACCATAAAGTCTCGAGGAGATGTGGTCGGTAAACTGGTTAGGACGAAACACCGGAAAACAATCTCGTGCCCGTTGAAAAtcgactccaccagcaacaagATTATCGAGTTTAAGAAGAACTCGTGCGATTACAGTTGAAATCCGTTCTACTTTAGGTCTGGTCGATCGAAATATAACTTGGAAAGTTGCAAGATATGATGCTGTTAAGTTTTCTGTCCATAATTGTTTTTTGATGgatgttttatattttaaatgttttgcgACATCTTTCTTTAGACAAAAGGATGAAATTGGGTGTCtcagttttcttttctttgtaaTTTATAAGATTTTGTTGAAGAAATAAAGATATCTTGAATCTTTCGGGGTGCTTTCTTctgataaatatattaattcatatttttattttttaccattTAAATTAAGACAAAAATTCgtgtaagacgatctcacgagtcgtattttgtgatacggatatcttatttgggtcacccatgaaaaaatattactttttatgttaagagtattactttttattgtgaatatcggtagaattgacatgtctcacagataaagattcatgaaaccgtctcacaagatacttaCTTTTGAACTAaaccataaaaaaattatggtaattaaaataattagatAAAAACTTCACTATCAATAAAGGCAAAATTAAATATAGGACTTGGGAAACTAGCCACATAAAGAAGGTACGGTAcaatatttccaaaagacaacAAAAAAGTATTACAACAAATGTTCCAAATAAGAACTAAGCCTCATATTCACATATGTCGTAAAACCACACATACTCTTTTCCGTCTACCTTCCCAATTATATTTGATATGCCAATCCCACCTGCCAAAAAGAGGAGTAAGGTTATGTGCAACAACCCTTGCAAAATGTGATTGAAATCGCGATTTTCGATAATACTTGCCTAGCGATATTGCGCTGACAAAGATTGTGAAGGCCAAAATGAAGATGATTATTGATGCTCTCCCAAATAGGCTGATCATCTTTCGCACAACATGTTGCCCTACCAATGCAGCAATCGTAGCCAccacaataaaataaagggcTGCAAGAAAGAGTTACAAGATATCGAAATGACAGTCACCACCTTTTGCCAAGTTTCCATGAGGTCCTTTTGTCAGTAAAATCGAAATATGTTGTGAGAAATGGAAAAGATGGATGATAATACCACTTGATGTGGGAAATCGCCTCAAGATATAATATTGTATCACGGACATGGATGAAGAAAATGCCATCGCGAATGAGGCTGTGGCACTTGAGACCTATGTCACAATAATTTGAACCAAGATATGAATCTGTGAAATTTAACTTGGCACAGTACCAAAATTCAGAATGAGATTTTCCCATTAGACGATGAGCCATCGGAATATACTAAATAATATTTGTGATAACTTGCTTGATCCGATGAAAGATTACAATTTTATTCAAGAAATTCACCTGGGGTGGAATTCCTAGTTCAAGAAGCAATGGCCCTAGAATAAATCCTCCACCAAGCCCAAGCAGCCCGCCTACTATACCAGCCAAAACCCCACAGAAACAACAAAAAATCAACTGGGATATTGTCCAAGTATTTTGTGCCTCCCCCTTAGATCCCATCACCCTCCAGCCCTTGTATAAGCAAACTGCCTCATATCCAGAGGCTACAACAGCTACCGGTATCTAAGGATGAATTACACAATCAAAACATCATTCCTTAACATTGCATCTTGCCTAAATCTACGCATATGACGCACACGAGGAGCAGTGGCAAATCAGAGTCCGAGAATAGGTAGAGTAGAATAACGAGCAAATGTCTTTCTTTAAAAATGCAACATTTATCAAGTGTGCAACTCATATCACGTGTACTCTTCATATATGAATGGATTGAAATACAACAATGAAAAAATTGGTTTCTCCATCCACACAACCCAGCCCCCCAACCCCCATCCCTCTCTCTAATTTTCCACATTGTGAGATGAAATAAAACATACCTGCAGGAGGGTGACTATCCAGTATGCTACCGAACATGTGGCCGTTAAATCCTGAAGAAATATGCAACCGAGTTCTCAACAAGGTCTCACAGGAAATAAGAGATCATAAAAGTGGGTCTTGCTGAATAACCTTGGCAATATGGAGTAGGAGAATGATGACCCACACTAGAAAAAGAATGCTGAACTCCTTCCAGCAAACATTGTTTATGGTTGAGACCTGTAACACTTGTAAATTAAACCTTGAAAACGTCTTTGGACTTTCGGAATTAATGATGCATTACCTCCGGTGGCTCGAATTTAATGACTCGCATTCTAGTTTCATTAGTTGGGCCCTCAGGTAGACGTTCATATGGAACATCATCATCTGATGTTTAAAACATGAGATGAAATGACCAATACAAGATACTGAATTTTAGTAGCTAGGATTTCTTGACAAGCAACTATGATTAATCTTAAGAAAGTGCCTTCCTGTGAATTTTTTATACAACCGATTCTACTTATTCATCAATGTTGATGAAAGCTTGATAGTTTTTCAAAACCATGTTTCAAATCTTTCATGAAATGGAGTATAGAAATGCTCACAATTAGAAGTCCTGTGTTTGGCAGCTTCCTGGAGTCAAAAGCAAGAGAGTAAAACCACAGATCAAATATATTCAATATAACAGGGCACTAGAGGAAGTGAAATTCCAGGCCACCACCTTTATTATGCTCTCCTTTTTCCAGGTTTCAATGCCCTTGAAGAATGCCTTAGTTGAAGTACCTGTAAAATTACAAACCAATATACATCCGACCTTGAGATAAAAATACTGCAAAAAGGGAACCATTCCGTTTACCTACAAATAGAATTATCAACACAGTCGTAACAATCCATTCCGCAAAAATCACATTGAAGAAAACTCCAATACTGATCCCAAGAACTAGCATAGGTTGGAAAAGAAGAGCAGCATCATAATCTATCAGTGGAAGGTCGAGTGTAGGATGACGGAGCTTTAGATTGAAATAAACAGTAGAAATTGCCACACCCATTATCATACCTGACCAACAAACAGAAGGCTTAAACTTGGTACCTTGACCAAAAGTAAGATTTAGCAAGGAACTTGATATATCGTACACAGTTGTAAACATAATCCCTTACATTTTGATAGAGCTGTTGATGACTTTGGATCAAATCCAATTATTAAAATGAACATCGGGACAAAAATGCCACCTCCACCAACGCCTCCTACACTGCCAAGAACAGCACCAAAGAATCCAATAACTGTACCGACTACAATTCTCCAGCCAAATTCCATGTTCTGTGAAACATCTCACAGAGAATAGTAATTGCTAAATGGAAATTGGCTCAATGATTTGACAAATTATCATGTTTTCAGCAACTAAACAATCTAACAAGATTCAAATGATGGAAAATACAAGA
Protein-coding sequences here:
- the LOC142546494 gene encoding uncharacterized protein LOC142546494, with protein sequence MQHAKSESDVTSLAPSSPSRSPKRHVYYVQSPSRDSHDGDKSSMQPSPMESPSHQSFGRHSRNSSASRFSGILPSSGRKGRKRNDKGWPECDVIVEEGKYDEFDDDKKFTRRCQAVMAVAGFILLFTVFCLIIWGAGRPFKAEVTVKSLSVSNFYIGSGSDSSGVPTNMLNFNGSLKLSIYNPATFYGIHVSSMPVNLVYSDFVVASGELKKYFQPRKSRRTVLVHIEGTKVPLYGAGSTLQVGSNNAVQVPLMLNFTIKSRGDVVGKLVRTKHRKTISCPLKIDSTSNKIIEFKKNSCDYS
- the LOC142546511 gene encoding sulfite exporter TauE/SafE family protein 3-like isoform X2, which codes for MAVVGAEFKKPLKGIALIVIGAIVLACGVVSADKGLKQGIARNDGSMENSESGYLTKTISPLLRDVETLFEHVWPNMEFGWRIVVGTVIGFFGAVLGSVGGVGGGGIFVPMFILIIGFDPKSSTALSKCMIMGVAISTVYFNLKLRHPTLDLPLIDYDAALLFQPMLVLGISIGVFFNVIFAEWIVTTVLIILFVGTSTKAFFKGIETWKKESIIKVVAWNFTSSNDDVPYERLPEGPTNETRMRVIKFEPPEVSTINNVCWKEFSILFLVWVIILLLHIAKDLTATCSVAYWIVTLLQIPVAVVASGYEAVCLYKGWRVMGSKGEAQNTWTISQLIFCCFCGVLAGIVGGLLGLGGGFILGPLLLELGIPPQVSSATASFAMAFSSSMSVIQYYILRRFPTSSALYFIVVATIAALVGQHVVRKMISLFGRASIIIFILAFTIFVSAISLGGIGISNIIGKVDGKEYVWFYDICEYEA
- the LOC142546511 gene encoding sulfite exporter TauE/SafE family protein 3-like isoform X1; amino-acid sequence: MAVVGAEFKKPLKGIALIVIGAIVLACGVVSADKGLKQGIARNDGSMENSESGYLTKTISPLLRDVETLFEHVWPNMEFGWRIVVGTVIGFFGAVLGSVGGVGGGGIFVPMFILIIGFDPKSSTALSKCMIMGVAISTVYFNLKLRHPTLDLPLIDYDAALLFQPMLVLGISIGVFFNVIFAEWIVTTVLIILFVGTSTKAFFKGIETWKKESIIKEAAKHRTSNYDDVPYERLPEGPTNETRMRVIKFEPPEVSTINNVCWKEFSILFLVWVIILLLHIAKDLTATCSVAYWIVTLLQIPVAVVASGYEAVCLYKGWRVMGSKGEAQNTWTISQLIFCCFCGVLAGIVGGLLGLGGGFILGPLLLELGIPPQVSSATASFAMAFSSSMSVIQYYILRRFPTSSALYFIVVATIAALVGQHVVRKMISLFGRASIIIFILAFTIFVSAISLGGIGISNIIGKVDGKEYVWFYDICEYEA